From the genome of Mastacembelus armatus chromosome 5, fMasArm1.2, whole genome shotgun sequence:
TATGGAGAGGTGAAGTGCCTAGATGCACTGAAACTGCTccagtctaaaaacattttgacttttcaCCCTGTGTCTTCACTAGTCAGCAACTCACGCAACAACTCTCCTGAGTGCCTTCAGCCAGTGGATCTTCACAGCAAAAAGGTATTCCTACTCTTGTTGTACAATGTTTTGTTATGCAGTTCCAGTTTTCAGGTGATTAGATGTGGAAGCTGACTGACCCTTGACCCCCTAGGAGTCCAAACCCACAGCTGGCAGTAAGATGATGAAGAGCTGGTTGATGAGCGGCTCACCTTTAAAGAGGAAGGGCCCCAACACATGTGAAATTAAAGACCACGAAAGCAAGTCACAGACTCAGAAGTCTACAGGAAGTCTTCAGCAGTGGCTTCATGGAGCCAATAAGAAACCAAGAATCAACTAAAGCTTTGAGCAGGGATTGAAAACTGCAGTTTAAAAGACCACTGAGGTCTCATTTattcaatttgtgtttttacaggaCAAAACACTGTTGTATGTTTAGGTTTTTTTGGTACTGATAAAGTCAATGTTAATGGGATAAAAATGTGCCCACACAGAAACTGCTTGATTGTTCGAAGTTTCATcaataaatgtcagaaatgaaCACAGTTTGCTTTATTCAAGATTTTTATTACCCTTATTACTTGAAACGAAAAGACATTTTGAAACTGTGTAGATGCTATGCATTTATCATAATATAATGATGAATGCCAATACCTCccctattttttcttttaaagttacAGTATCTATGCTATCTTGTAATCtataacatattttaatgtcaaCATAATACAAACAGAGAAAGATCTGATTGGTTAAAAGAAATGTCAAGCACTTAAATTGTTTGCCAACACGAGCAACTGGCAGAGTCAGATATGGAGATTTACAACACAATGATTTGCCTTCCCCACACAATTACCAAGAGGTCTGCAAATATACAAAGTCCTGCAATAGTTGACGGTAAAAACAAATCTACTAACTAATAGTACTCAGTTATGAATGATATTTATGCTTGAGAAAAATCTCACTCCTCTCCAGGACAATCAGGTAGAATGACTTACTGTCTTGATTTGGTTGACTGCCACATCGAATGTTGTACCAAGAATAACTGATTACAAGACAAACCTTCATTTCTCCAATAGAGGAACAGCAAACAGTATGTTACGGACTGAGTCTGGATTCACACAACGTCCTCAACCTGAGCTACAATTACTTTTATTGTGGCTCCAAAATGAGATGTCTGAACAAGTCTTCAGTTATTGTGGATGACAGTAAAGTGCaagagggaaaaggaaaaaaggaaaaaacaaacaaaaaaaaaaaaagctgtacaCACTTGTATGAAGTACTTGTCATTGAACTGGATTTTCTATTCAAACTATGCCAATTAATGACAATCAGCAGGCAGCATATTAATATGAGCCACACATGCACCTCCTTGCACTGCAATCCTTCACTACTTCAGTTCTGACTCCATGTTTACAcgagtttatttgtttttaaggttGCATGAGGTAAAGTGAAATCATGgtaacaagtttttttttttgggagtgAAACAAATTTAAGCCACAACACAAATGGGTAAAAAGGGGGAAGCAGTGTTTCCTCTATTCATACAGCAGTGGTGGTGGGCTGTGAAAGTAAGAAAGCATCCACcactgcaaaagaaaaggaaaaacaaaaaaaacaaaaaaaaaaacaaaagctaaataaCTTtactcagaaacacaaacatgtacagagATAATGCTTTGATTTACCGCCTAAAGTATCCAAATAAAGCAGTTCGAACCAAAACTAGGTGTGAAAGCAGCAATAtacactgaactgaaaatgaGATTGGCCCAAACCACCACCGTTATGAAAAACTACATGGGGAAACACTGGGAAGTAATATGCATCACACAAGTAAATGCTATACTGTTTCCTTAAGGTGTTCTTTGGGCTAGGAGATTCATATTAGAAAATGTGGTGTTTTGTATACATAAGGAGGTGAGTGCAGCATGTTGGTGTGCAGTATACTCTATGAGTGGGATGCTGCTTTTATGTTAGGCATTAGGAATTAACACAGTGGGCCATGGGAAAGGGGATATATAGACAAGGCAAGACAGGGTAGTGAGGGCAGTGACAACCCTCTGATGATCCTCCGTgtcctcagcagctgcaggtctCTGCTGACGGCTTGGCTCGCTCGTTCCTGTCCAGCTTTATTGGCTCAGGGAACTCATTGTACAGCTCCACTTCGGTCTCCTGAAATCAGACAGTACAGGTGAGTGACCACCTGACTCAGGCatattacattttacttttctgcTAGACTCGTGTTACCTGTTTAAGAGCGTTGCGTGCAATAGTCTGAAAGGCCTGCTCCACGTTGATTGCCTCTTTGGCACTCGTTTCGAAATATGGGATGTTGTTCTTGCTCTGACACCAGGCCTGTGCTCGCTTAGTTGTTACCTGAATCACAAAGGAGATGGCACTGTACTTAGAGACATCTACATGTTACATTAATCTAtcctcaaaataaaaatattaaacactgtGCGCATATAAAGACAGCCCTGCAAACATAAATTTGATCATCTCAACCCACCTGTCTGTTCTCCAAGTCAATCTTGTTGCCCAGCACCACAAAGGGGAAATTCTCAGGATCTCGAGGGCTGGCCTGAATCAGGAACTCATCCCTCCAGCTGTCTAGAGTCTTGAAGGTATTAGGTGCTGTCACGTCAAACACCAGGACACAGCAGTCTGCTCCACGGTAGAACGCTACACCCAAGGACTGGAACCTTTCCTGACCTGCTGTGTCCCAAATCTGGGATACAAAATTGAGTAACGGTATAAGAAAAGACATGCCGTGTTTATAAGCGTAATGTaatcacattaaataaatagtgtaaaagttAGTACTTTGTCTTTATGGTTGACATGGTTCTTATTAACTAGATCTCCCCATTTAAGTGTATTCACATTTGTGGCTTTGTAGAGGATATAAAATTTTGAGTTATACATTGTATGATAAAAGTAACTCcgtaaaacaaaaactatgcTTATGTTGCAAGTGCtgattaaaaatgcagaaaaatcaGTTTATAATTTTACAATTAGTATGATTGTGAAATAGTCGGTTCAGTTAACAGaattggaaaaaacaaaacaaaatacattctTGATTCTTAAAAGTGGATTATCTgacttgaattttaaattaattttattttaaaattagtgAATAATCTCAGTAGTAAACAACTAAAACTCTTGCGGGTTCATTCATATTCTAAGTGATAAGATCTAAGAAGTTTTACATTAATCATTTTTACTCATCATTTGTATTCTCTGATTATTTGAGACATGATAATCGTGTTTAGTGACATTATTTCCTCAGTACCTGCATCGTGACAAGTCTGTCATCCACCATTACTTCTTTTGTCAGGAAATCAGCGCCTATTGTGGCTTTGTACTGGTTACTGAACTTCTTATTCACATACTGGTTCATCAATGAGGTCTTCCCAactctagaaaaaaaaaaaggaacaggaTATCATACAGACCATACGGTGGGTTAAAACTAAATAACTGATTGGTAAGAGGCAAAAAGGGGTTCTAGCTTGCCGTATTACAGTGAACATATACTTAATCTAGATTCTATATTGTTGTGAAGTGTTTCCTTAACAATAAGCCTCCAGGCATCACTCCTTACTGTTGTCTCACCCATTTAGCTTTGAGGTTTAGCTTTTGACCTCACTCACCCGGAGTCTCCGAGGATGATGACTTTGAGGAGCACTTTCTTCCTGGATGTCATTGTGCCACagctaaaaagacaaaaaggtaGATTGGAGAAGACAGTAAACTCTTAACAGAAACAGACCAGTGCTGGAATTGCACAACCAAGAAGGATATAGACCTGTGCTTATGATATGGGCCAACAGGTTCCAGTGTAATATGATaaggtgcatgtgtgtcttgAAATACGTTCCAAAGAAATGGACTGGTTCTAGgaatgaaaaccaaaataaaagtcccctCTATTTGAGTCCCCCTTCACTTcgcaaacataaaaaacatggGTATAAAAATATGATGGATTGGAATTGGAGGCTCTAACAATTCTTGATATGAACAATTCACtatgctttgttttaaaataatggtGGACAATGCAGTGCTGGAATTGTTGACATGACATCTGCTATGAGTTATTTCTGTCAGCACAGCTGGTTGCTTTTGTTGTAAAGTAAtgattttatagtttttatgcTTCAGGAAAAACATTCAATGGAGACACATTGTCCCACTTCCAAATCACAATTCTGAACAAGCTGAACATTACAATAAACGGAAAACaaaaatgggacacacacccAGTTACTCCACAACATACTGAAGGGGACCATGGACTGTGATAATCAATATACGGCACCAACATAGTAGTTGCTCAGTTTGGGAAAAGTGGCCTTAGCTATTCTCAACTCTCCCTACCCCTAATAACTAACGTCAGCTTCCTTGGCATAAATCCAAGATACTGATAAATCCACTATATATCTACACTATATTTTCACATACTATCATGCAGAGATGTGTTTTATTCAATGAAAACCTTTCAAACTACACACTATCACATTTGATAATGGATGATCTTGATTAGTACAAGTAGATTATTGttatctcctctcctgctctaGACATTAGTAAGCATTTCTACCTTTGGCAACAACAAACCACCACGTACAGCTGTAGTGAGCAAAGTCCAAACTCTATTACCGATGGGCTTTAAATCATCGTTCCAATCAGGTTAGACCTTGGAAAGCTCATTACAGAGAAAATTATATATTTCCCACATAACACTTAAAGTTTAACATCTCCTATGTGAACACAAGGCCCGGGATGAATACAATAATCACTGCTTTATGAGACAAAAGTACCATAATGCTTTGTGTGCGGCTCTCATAATCTGCACCCCATGACACTGTGTCAGGGACTGATCACATGGTTTAAAAACACAGGACTAACGCAACCATGACTTGGCAAGCATGATTAGCACCGGTATAACACATAGCTGTGATCAACCATGTCGACCTATGTGGCTTTAAACATCAACACTTATTAATGTGGAACAGACTAGTCCTGTCAACATTTTACCTTGGAGACATCAAACACATTTAGCAAGGCAGAATAGACGCTACGTGTGGAGATCAAAATATCAGAAGAAAGCCATCAAACATAACTTGGGAAACAGTATCACGAtgcaaaatgtttcatttccttGAACAATCAAAGCCAGTGAGTACTGGATGCCCTGTCCACCAAAATTTACCACATCAGTGACACTTCTTGATTTGAGCTAGCACTCGGTTAGCTGAAGAGGGTTTATTGGCAGCCGTGAAACTTAGTTAACGAGAGACATGTTGTTGACGTATATGGTTAGTAAAACCGAGATCTAAAGTCACGACATACCAACCTGGGAGATGATCCTGCGGTATAAAATACCAAAGTGGACTTTTCCTGCGCCTAGGTTGGGAGCGTTAGCTAACGCGCAGGCTAGCTAACAGGCTAGCAGCTCCTATAAATGTCCGCCGTAACAAAGCAACACGTTTAAAGCGTCGACAGCTCGATCTCTGGTAGCTAGTCTCGCAGCTAACTCTGTTTGACAAAATCAGCACTGCCACCGCAGATTGGTCTCTTCCTCCTTGTGACAGCAGCGAATCCGTTTCGCTCTGATCCCGTTCCCGACGCTGGCTTTTTCCTGTCAAGCTAACGCGCTAGCAGCTAGCCGAGCGCTGCTCACTTCCTCCAAAACAAGCTCTTACGGTGTGGGTGACGTCACGCGCTGGTCACGCCTTGTTGCACAGGGCCCCAGAAACCACAAtaaacacatccatccatccatccatccatccatccatccatccatccatccatccaaccaaccaaccattcattcatctatccatccagccattatcGAACGCTCATCCTGGCACATGCAGGGTGGTGgggtgctggagccaatcccagcagaCATGAGACAAGAACCCTGGTTCAcctagtctatcacagggctgacacatagaaacaaacagtCACTTTTCACACCTGTGaacaatttagagtcagcagTTAGCCTAACcacaacctgcatgtgtttggactgtgggagtaaacCGGATTATccggggagaacatgcaaactctacacagaagCTCCCGGATTCGAACCCCAGACCCTCTTACAGAACACAAAAATGAAGGTAATATGGTTGGGGGTGCATGGGGTGCCAACTCTATGttctgtttttactctgaaTTGCTGTCACTTCAGAATTTTACAAGCACTGGCAGGATATGTCACTGTCTTGTATGTTCATGCTCTTAATTGTCACTGCATGCCTGTAGCAATTAATCTGTGAGAGCCATGTGGGTAATTTGATACTGCAGTCGTTCACACCTCTCTATTATGTTTCTGTGGAACTGAAACAGTTACATTTAAGGCACCTGGCAGATATTTCATCCAGTTCTCCATAATTACATTATCTATCCATTAACTTCCGAATTGTATTTACATCAACAGCATCCAGCCTGTCTTCTAACAGCAGACCAAGTGATGGAATGAGGCCATGGATATAGAGAAGTGCAACAGAGGAAAGCTGTTTTCCTGACTGTCCACAGGATGGACTCAGAAGAACTGGACCAGTTCTAGTTTTACCGTGTTGTTCCTTTGATAAGTAAACATTATTCTAGGACAAGAGTCTTAGCAGATTGTCAGCTGAGAACAAAATCCATTTCAACAGGGAATTGAAATGTCACGTCATAGTTGGTTTAAAACCAACTCTCACTGCCGAAACCCGGGATCGAACCAGGgacctttagatcttcagtctaacGCTCTCCCAACTGAGCTATTTCGGCATGGAAAAAGGAGACATTTCATacataaaatgacaataattatATCAAAAATCAGTCCAAGAGCTCAAATGTGATGTTGGTTCTAATATCAACATGACATGCTACGAATAACAGGATGATTTGACTCTAGGCTGACACGGGTGCCATCAGCAGGTCAGGATTGGTCACTGTCACAGACCTTTCATCGTCAGACAGTCCACTAAGGCATCAAAACACAGGCATGAAACGGCTCACGGCATTTTATCAtatcataaaatgtttatttgtttagttaTCTGTGTCACATTTATCACATTTCTCAATCgctgcctttttcttttctcaatcGCTGCCGCCTGAAACGCACGACGTGCCGTGACGTCATCGCGTCGGAGTGAATGAAGCGTCATCCTTTCTCGATGTAGAGCGGCACGGCGgcctttctctgctgctctatATTCTTTCTGATCTTTCCGTTCTCACGCCGGTATTTGAACTCTTCATTTCTTCAACCATGACTCGCAGATCGCCACTTCTCGCCGCCTGTCTGCTGCTTTTGGCTGCTGCGCAGGTTTCAGCGGACGGTTTAGTGAACGAGGAGGTGAAGAGGACGGTGGACCTGAGCACTCATCTGGCCAAGATCAGCGCAGAGATCGTGCTGTCCAACCAGGGACACTCTGCCGTCCACAGCTTCATATTGGCAGTAGAGGCTGATCTGGCCCCGCACCTCGCATACATCGGAGTTTCGGTGAGCTAAACACCAGTGAATGAAGCCTCTGCCTGTTAGCCTGTTAGCGGCTAAGCTAAACATAGCGTTATGCAGAATGTTGCAGCTCCCACATGTTTTGCTGTGAAATAACAGCAGCAATGGCGCAGATCTTTAAAAGAACACGTTAAAGTTAGCATACAATGTTACAAACGTGTTCAGTGAATGTATGAAGTCGCATCAGCTAGCCATGTGAATGAATCACTGCAAGCTCGAATGCAAACACAGTTAGCTAACGTTACTGCTGCAAGGCGTACGCTGGAAAGTGCGATGCATTGGCACCCCCTTATCtgctgtgagcagcagcagctcatcaTACATGACATAGATTCGTTTGAACTGCTGAGCATTTGGGTAGCAAGACGTTAACTTCCGCAGCGATGCACGCTCTGTCAGTGGTGGAATGACACGTATGCGCTGGGCAGCTCACTTCCGTGTGTGAGTGCGCAGGCCTGCCCCCTTCAGCTATGAATGAAACTGTGTTTGGACGCTATAAACTTCTTGTACTTTGTAAGGATGCACACCTCTTTTCTGCAGGTGAagggagatgaagaggaggatggcaCACTCGAACTCCAAAAGACCACAATCCAAGGCCAAAGGTAAAGAGATTAGGTCTTTCTTTATGATCGAAGCTGATTCTCTTGTATAAACAAGtaaactgaagaaaacacatGGCCTAAGTGTATGATCTGACTGAAATAAAAGCTCCTCATTTAGAAACA
Proteins encoded in this window:
- the rab7a gene encoding ras-related protein Rab-7a, giving the protein MTSRKKVLLKVIILGDSGVGKTSLMNQYVNKKFSNQYKATIGADFLTKEVMVDDRLVTMQIWDTAGQERFQSLGVAFYRGADCCVLVFDVTAPNTFKTLDSWRDEFLIQASPRDPENFPFVVLGNKIDLENRQVTTKRAQAWCQSKNNIPYFETSAKEAINVEQAFQTIARNALKQETEVELYNEFPEPIKLDRNERAKPSAETCSC